A window from Myripristis murdjan chromosome 11, fMyrMur1.1, whole genome shotgun sequence encodes these proteins:
- the rpl15 gene encoding large ribosomal subunit protein eL15, translating to MGAYKYMQELWRKKQSDVMRFLLRVRCWQYRQLSSLHRAPRPTRPDKARRLGYKAKQGYVIYRVRVRRGGRKRPVPKGATYGKPVHHGVNQIKFARSLQSTAEERAGRHCGGLRVLNSYWVGEDSTYKFFEVVLVDTFHKAIRRNPDTQWITKAVHKHREMRGLTSAGKKSRGLGKGHKFHLTIGGSRRAAWRRRNTLQLHRYR from the exons ATGGGAGCGTATAAGTATATGCAGGAGTTGTGGCGCAAGAAGCAGTCCGATGTGATGCGCTTCCTGCTCCGTGTCCGCTGCTGGCAGTACCGCCAGTTGTCCAGTCTCCACCGAGCTCCTCGCCCCACCAGACCCGACAAGGCTCGCAGACTGGGCTACAAGGCCAAGCAGG GCTACGTCATCTACCGTGTCCGTGTGCGCCGTGGAGGCCGCAAGCGCCCTGTGCCCAAGGGTGCTACCTATGGCAAACCAGTGCACCATGGTGTCAACCAGATCAAGTTTGCTCGCAGCCTGCAGTCCACTGCTGAG gAGCGTGCTGGCCGTCACTGTGGAGGCCTGCGGGTGCTGAACTCCTACTGGGTGGGCGAGGACTCCACCTACAAGTTCTTTGAGGTGGTTCTGGTCGACACCTTCCACAAGGCCATCAGACGCAACCCAGACACCCAATGGATCACAAAGGCTGTGCACAAGCACAGAGAGATGCGTGGCCTGACGTCCGCAGGAAAGAAGAGCCGTGGCCTTGGCAAGGGCCACAAGTTCCACCTGACCATCGGAGGCTCCCGCCGTGCAGCTTGGAGGAGACGCAACACCCTGCAGCTGCACCGCTACCGCTAG